The Pleuronectes platessa chromosome 11, fPlePla1.1, whole genome shotgun sequence DNA segment TCAACACGTGTGCAGtatgtgaaagtgtttgtgtaaattgtagcatgtaaacatgtcattttaaccattcaaacagactttatttacatattactttatataaaaacactatAACACACAATACTCTAAATGctaacaatgatttaaaaagaacacCCCCCCCAGcataacaaaaataacagtgttgttgttgatctCATAGTTTTTAACTCATGAATCAAAGGTACGAAAGCAAAGACACATTTGAGAGATGGTCCCTCTGCCCAAAGGTTTGTTGAGTTTGTTAAGacgcatttattagtcccaaacacaggcacagacatgcacaggcacactcatgcaggtagggaaatttaacctctgcttttaacccatctggtgcaggacacacagagcagtgagcgaccatatacggcgcccggggagcagatgttgagggagtaaggtgccttgctcaggggcactagacaagGGTAGGGataatcctcttggatttttgaacagatttgtttcttttgttgtttctccgtggagtcgagccagagacgaaccagagaccttttctgcccaaagTCCAagattctgccactagtccacctcCTCTGTAAGACTGAAATCTATATTATccctgtgtgcgtgtctgtgaagCTGGCAATGAAAGTCAACTTTaaacaaaatgcagtttgttaGACAGGGGCAGTTTGGGAAGAATATGTGGGAAATGTGTAGCCCTCACATAGTGACTTTTAGTAACCTTTGCTGCTTGGTTTTAATCTGGAAGCTGGTTAAAATGAGTGTGCGTCGCATCGCTGTTCAAACGTGCGGCGGTCTGATAAGGCCCGTTTTGGGAACTTTGAATCTGCGACATTCATTACGATGTACTTTAACTTGTTCTCAtacttaactttttatattaaagcataCATCTCTTAGCTTCCACATGCAGCTGCCTCAGCTTCAGGAGGGCAAATAGGCAAGGCGTTGTTTTGTCTGGAGATGGCGCATGCTTACTGAAGACTCACAAGGCGgcatcttaataaatacttgttgAAATTAGACcagaccggctcttctcatattcgGGATAAACAAACACGTTGACAAGCTCCCCGCCGTTGTTGACTGACAGCTACGGGTGGCGGGGGATCAAAATACAATGTTAAGGATGCCCCCACAAAAACCATGACCATTTCATACAATGTCCATATCTGCAAATGAAACCAGATGAATATAGTAAAACAGAATCCAGCCGAATGTCAGGTTGTAATCAACAACACTTTCAAGCATACATGAGGTTCTTTTAAAACTGGTCAGTATCCAATGATGCCAAATGAAAGGTGAACATAGTCACAGTGTCAGCCCGGACTTCTAATACATGTTCATGTCCATAACACTGTCACAAACAGTTCCAGACACGCATCAAGTTCTTACACTGCTTGACACTGCACTCACACGTTTGGTTGGGGATTGTGTTTAAGATAAAAAGCTATTTAAGTagtcaaaaaataaacaaaccataCTTGGATACATACCTGGTCACTTAGGTTACAATTTTTATTCTAATAATGTTATGGAGGGTTTTAATTGCTGGGGTCAAAAGGACTCAAAggataaacaatttaaatgtgaGGATAACAGGAGGGCTAAGGGAGAAATCGTGAGCTGAGTCTTTGTGTGAGCACTGTTTTTCATTCAAGGTGGCTCAATATCCATACATTGACTAAGTACTTCCACAATCAGTCCAAATGATACTCTTATTTCTAACCAAGCCTTTTTCACAGGCACTATTCCTACTTGATGGAAACGTGCTACAGTCCTACTGCCACACAAAACTGATAAAGTGTCAGACTTTAATAGCTACCGTCCTACATCCAAACCTGTGGAGGCGCTAGCGCACCATAGACTTAATTATCAGCGGCCATGAGaatccacagaggaagaagacgcCTGCCTCTGTCTTCTACCAGGTCCTCAGTCAGGCTATGAGTAGCTGTGGTTCCGCGGAGCAGGGTATTGACTAGATCTCATCTTACTGAAGAAAGATGTCTGGACgaggaaagggaggaaaagGGCTCGGTAAAGGAGGCGCAAAGCGTCACCGTAAAGTTCTCCGTGATAACATCCAGGGAATTACCAAGCCCGCCATCCGCCGCCTGGCTCGCCGTGGCGGAGTGAAGCGTATCTCCGGTCTGATCTACGAGGAGACCCGCGGCGTGTTGAAGGTTTTCCTTGAGAACGTGATCCGCGATGCTGTCACCTACACCGAGCACGCCAAGAGGAAGACCGTCACCGCCATGGACGTGGTGTATGCTCTGAAGAGACAGGGCCGCACTCTGTACGGCTTCGGCGGATAAACTTACTTTCCAACAGCTCAACAACAcaacggctcttttaagagccacacacttCGTCAATGAGAGCTCACATCCTCTGCTCAACAACAATAAGTCGTTCTCCGAGTAGATGTCTTACAATGTCAAGATTTTGAAGTTATTTCatatcaaaacatcaaataatgcAATTATAAATCGTAGTTTCctctttaatttctaaatttaaGTTACACTTGAAAGccgtttgtttatatttatactgttatttatatatacacgtgtgtgtgtgtgtgtatttatatatatatatatatatatatactgtagtaACATCAGACGGAGCTGCTCTCTAGATATGTGAACTGAAACAACGTCCACTACCAGTTGAACTCTCTTGCATGTCCTGTCagaagctttgttttccagtaGCTCAGCTTCTCCCGTTTTATTGCAGCTTCTTATCTGTTCTGAGTTTTGAAAATGACCAATGGAGCTGCACAAACTTGATCAGAACactaagtttaatttaaaaattgtTCAAATCTTTTTTCAGGACCAGGGACAGAGCTGTGTGATTAGGTGCTGCACCTGAccagtttgttgatttgaatGGATGTTGAGGTGCAGCCGCTTTACGCTTCAAGTCTGTGTAGAAACACACGGGTGAAAAACGAGTAACCCCCTGTATCTacataactttaaaataaacaataatctgACCACAAATTGAGGAATTTACATTATTCATTCCATCTTTCACTCAAGCACGTGGAGAGTGGTAAGACaaccagaaaaacaaatgttggtCAAGCTCAATAAAATCATCATGTTACTAAAATTATCTGACTACTATTTTGATTCAAATAGATTTACAAACAGACATTAACATGAATACACTCACACATCCGCAcccatacatttatatatatatacacacagacacacagacacttagtGCATATCTAAATTCACAACGAGCAACTACATTTGCTGCCATGAAGAACACACGAGTTCTTTACGTGCACACCACAGCGTGCGTTAGACACTGACTTTCCCTCGTACTGCGGGAGTTTGGCAACGGCCTTACACTGAAGCCTTCTGGACCCTGACTGACTGACCTATGGACTCACTCACTGGTTAATGGACACACTATTGCAATACacactaaaaataaaacacagcactTGATTGGTTGTGTAACCAGATGTTACCAGAGAGAAACTTTGTATTATACCTGGGTCCACTGTTCGTCAACAAAGTCACTTACCAGATTGTTCATGGTAACGCTCCTCACATATCACTGTGttgctctgagcgagtgagtggggcCCCAgggcctgtgtgcgtgtgtgtgctgtctgggatTGCAGTGCCTGCACTTTGAAAGACAACGTGTTATGAAACTCTATCTGAGTGATGTGGCCGACTTTTAACCGGCTGAACTCTCCCTGTACTCTATTAAACAGGTCTTGACGCTGCAGCTAAATGGACTATTCTATTCAGAGGCAGCAGGCAGGAcgattataataaaaatgtgccaAATTTATCACAATCATCTTGTTCCCTTCTTTTCTTTGGGAGGGCAGTTCCCTATTGGCCAGTTACACCTGTATATGTTCCACGCAACTAGGAGCCGATACCGGTTCTGCTGATGGGTTGATGCTCTTCTATGGCACACAACAAACCTTCTTGCTCCTGCACGTTTGGCTGTTCTATCCTGGAAGAGCTAGATTATCTCTGCTACCTGATAGGACTTCAGGGACCGCCTAATGCTACaggtagtgacaaggacactagcagaGCATGAAACTTGAGAAGATTCAGtcaggaaggatgaggagagagcGAAGGTCAATGGCCagcacataaaaaaactgttccctttgtgttgttgtcttgcttttgcctctttATTGCACttgttgtcactttcatttgcaccaaaaCCGGTGAAATTCATTCACAATCACTTGGGCTTCCTAAATGGACAGCTTGATGAACCTGAAGTCAAATTGACTAGGTGGTTTACTGTGACCATTAAGTGTTCCCTTATCATTTAGAGCTGTGTATTTATCAGGTTGCTTTGGTTcagattgttttaaatgatactTATGTGATGctaacataaataatacaaagttTCAGGGACATCTTGCATTTCTTAACCCCCCAAATGTTGCAGTTGAGCTCAACAGTTCCACCTCTGTCAGCAGCAGAATAAAGGACTCATGAACATGGAGACACGCCCCCGTGCTGTTACACTGGCACTCCACATTCAGCCAATGACAGAGAGGGAACGGCACAATGCCTGAACAATGACAACGTGACAATGCCTGAAGTAGGGAAGCCAGCGCCCAAGAAGGGCTCCAAGAAAGCGGTGGCGAAGGCCCCCAGTAAGGgcggaaagaagaggagaaagtccAGGAAGGAGAGCTACGCCATCTACGTGTACAAGGTGCTGAAGCAGGTCCACCCCGACACTGGGATCTCCTCCAAGGCCATGGGCATCATGAACTCCTTCGTGAGCGACATCTTCGAGCGCATCGCCGGTGAGGCCTCTCGTCTGGCTCATTACAACAAGCGCTCCACCATCACCTCCAGGGAGATTCAGACCGCCGTCCGCCTGCTGCTGCCCGGGGAGCTGGCTAAACACGCCGTGTCTGAGGGCACCAAGGCCGTGACCAAGTACACCAGCTCCAAGTAAACAACTTTGCGGAGAAATCAAACGAACGGCTTTTTTGAGAGCCACACACTTTCTCTATGGAGACAAACTGTCCTGACTCTAACGAGATATCCATCAATATGTAAACAGCCACTCTTAACTATTAGTGTAACCTTGTTGAATTAAATTGAAGAGGAAATTCCTGTTGAATAAATCCTGCATAACCTCTACAATTGAAAATAATTGCTTTTAAATCCAATAGCAGTTTTCTACTGCAGGACGTGTTGTCCTCTCTCAAATCAGTGATCTGCCACATCCTCTCCAGCTGCTATGatatcagtttaaaaaaaggtttttgatAATTAAACCATGGAGCTAATCTCCTGAGGTTaacatttgtgttgttgctgacaCATGACTGTGACTTCAAGGTCAGAggaatcctttttttaaagcagtATTATCAATTATCAGTATTATCAATCTTGACAAATATACTGTGTGTGCTTACTACTCTGTGAATATTGGGCAACCTTGAGTGTAAAACAGTGGTCAAACCAATATAATTTTTCCCTTAGCCCTCCTGTTTTCCTCAAATagtattaattataattttaaataaactataatGGAGAATCGTAACTTAAGTGTAAAtttcgtgtgttttttttttcatgaagtactacataaataaagtatttttgaatGGTTCAAATAACATGTTTACATGCTGCTATTTACCCACAGCaatctacacaaacacattaacataCTGCACATGTGTTTACATTCTGGATACACAGTGTGTTGGCTGACACTAAAGCCTTCATTTGTAATATGAATATGGTTTTGGTAACATATGGACAGGTTGACTGAGATCTAACACTCATGAGAAAAATAGTTTTCAAAAACatttgacacttttttttttttttttacttattttttatttgtttttcaacaaaacaatatgCATATCCAGACAGTTACTTTCTTTGTCCATTTGTCAACTGTATACAATACTGTTATACATGGTATTCAAGTATAGCGTACAATgcatagaaaaaacaacaaacatcaaacagtGCTCACTCGGGGGCATAAGAATAGATGATTGATTACAAAcataatatattaaattaatcaaggaaagaaaaaagtaaacaagtaaatgaaaataaaaccagggaTAAAATCAAAGTTATTGTCCACTCCAGAATTTAGTATGATAGGTGCTATATATTCTTTTTCCGAGAGGATGGTTTATGATGTACATAAGTAGGCAAAGTTGACAAATAGCCGCACAACCGGAGGCCCAGAGCGATATTAATTAGTAAGCCTCATTGTATTAAAAACGCAGAGACAGGACCCCATCGTTTAGTAAAGATAGACTTTTGGAGCCTTAATGAATATGTGATTTGCTCCATTTGGTAGATGTCCCATACTTTTTGGATCCATATATTATATGTGGGTGGGCCTGGTTTTAACCATATGATGGTTATACATTTCAATGCTGCTGTGAGTAGTATGTTCAGCAGGTATTCTTTGGCCCTCCCATTCAGGCCTTCAGGCATTGCTCCCAGTAGTGCTATTGTGGGGTCTTGTGGGATGTCCTGTTGGAATATCTCTTTGAGGGCATCAAAGATTTCTCTCCAATATGTGTTTAACTTAGGGCAGAGccagaatatgtgtgtgtgaatggcagaaCGTGTTCCACAGTTCCGCCAGCACAAGTTGGAATTTGTCGGGCCCATCTTAGCTAATATTTCTGGTGTTCTGAAGAATCTGgtaattattttccatttaaattccCTCCAGGTGTTTGAATTTGTAGCTAGGTGTGCCTCTGTGCACATCCCCTCCCAGGTATTCTGTGCTATGACCATGTTCATTTCCGCCTCCCATTTCTGCTTTATCTGCAGGGAATTATGTAGATCCATAGATAGAAATATGTTATAGAGTTTACttattgttttcttatcttCGCTCCCCATCTGTATTTCTATTAAAAACTCCTCTAGAGGGGTACGTTTTAAAAGCTTTCCCCACTCTTTGTGTGATGTTAGAAAAGTTCTCAATTGCAGATATCTGAAGAAATCTGTTTTGGGGAGATCAAAATCCCTTTACAGCTGCTCAAATGTTTTGAGGTTGTCCTCATTAAATAGTTGATGCAGGTAGACCAATCCCGTATCTGACCACTTTCTAAAGCCTGTGTCTAGATTGTTAGGTGTGAAGGTCTTCATAGATCCAATACTTGTTAATGATGAAATTAACTTTGGAAGCCCAAAAAAAGTCTGTATTTTGTTCCAGATTTTAAGAGTGATCTTAGTCCACTCTGCTAGTTCTTTTATTGGTGTATCTAAGAATGGCAAGTTTTGAGAGGGCTCTGGGCATAGGTTTTTCTCAATATTAAGCCAGCGAGTGTACGTGCTATTCTGAATCCACGCTATCAAGGGTTTCATTTGTGCTGCCCAGAAGTAATATTTTAAGTTTGGAAGTTTAAGGCCTCCGTTTACCTTAGATAGTTGTAAGGTTTTAAGTCTAATTCTAGGGCGCTTTTTTTGCCAGATAAATTTGGAAATGATTTTATCTAGGTTATCAAATACCGATTTTGGAATTTCTATAGGTAACATCTGAAATAAGTAGAGAATTCTGGGCAGAACATTCATACGAATACTTTCAACACGACCGAGCAGGGATAAAGGGAGCGCAGACCATCGTTCCAGGTCACTATTAATGCATCGAATTATTTTACTATAATTGGCCTCGTACAAATTCTGTAAGGACGGGGGGATGTGTATGCCAAGGTATTTTATACCTGCTTTTGGCCACTTAAATCCACTTTGGAGTTTTACAGTTCTTGAGATGTTACCATTGATATCCATAGCCtctgttttttccacatttacctTGTATCCTGAGTAGTATCCATACTGTGAGATGAGCTCCTTTAGATGTGGTATAGTTGATGCAGGTTGCGTCAGATATAATAATACATCATCAGCGTAAAGGGATATTTTATGCTCTTCTTTTTGTATTACAGTTCCTTTTATGTTGTTATCATCTCGGATGAGCTGGGCCAGGGGTTCGATACTAATTGCAAACAGCAGGGGTGATGAAGGGAAGCCTTGTCTGCAGCCGCGTTCAAGTGTGAATCTTTGTGATCTATATCCATTAACTTTAACAGCTGCCTGTGGTGATGAATATAATGTATGTATCCAATTTAGAAAGTTGTGGCCAAATTTTAATCGTTTTAGTGTTTGGAATAAATATTGCCATGATACTCTATCAAATGCTTTTTGAGCATCTAGGGACAAAATCATTGATTCTGATTGCTCTTCTTTTTGATTGGATATAATGTTTAATAAGCGTCTTAAGTTATCGCCATAGTATCTTCCAGTGATGAATCCCGTCTGATCTGGGTGGATAATTTCAGTGATTATATGATTGACTCTTCTTGCTAGGATTGCAGTTAGGATGCGCAGGTCCCCATTCAGCAGCGATATCGGTCTTTAGGATTGGCACTCTGTGGGGTCCTTGCCTTCTTTATGAATTACCACTATAGTGGCCTCTTTCCAAGATGGTGCCATAGTTTTAGATTCTAATGCATGGTGGTATGCTTTTAGCAACAGTGGTGATAAAATATCCTTAAAGGATTTATAAAATTCATTAATATATCCATCTGGCCCTgggcttttattatttttgagcgTTGAGATCACTTGCTTGATCTCCCATCCCTCAATAGGCTCATCTAATTCCTTGGCTGCTGGTTCTGTAAGTACAGTTAATTTTATAGGGTTTAAGAACTCTGTAAGTTTTGCATCAGCAGAGCAGGTATCTGTATTTTTGTATAAAGATTCATAGAACTCAGCAAAGGATTCTGCTATTTTATCTGGTTTTGTAACAAAcgtttcttttgattttattttctgtactgTATTAGATGATTGCTGTTTTCTTAATCTAAATGCTAATAATCTGCTTGCCTTGTTGCCGTGTTCATAGTATCTTTGATTTGTGAATCTTAAACTTCGCTCAATTTGATCTGATAGTAGGGTGTTGAGTTCTCTACGGGTTGCGTTTAACTCCTTTAAGAGACTGCTCGATGTtgattgtttatgtttattctccaaatcttttattttatcttccaaTTCTCTCTGTTTAGCCTCCTTACCTCTTCTCCTAGCACATGTAAATGAAATAATACGGCCTCTGATGTATGCTTTGGCACAGTCCCACAATATAAGAGGATTCGTTTCAGCCGAGATATTTTTATCCAAGTATTCCTTGAGTTCTGCTGTGACAAAGGAGGTGAATTCTTTATCATTATGGAGATATGCATTAAGTCTCCATTGTTTAGATGTTGGTATTTTGCCTATGTCCCATTTTAATGCCACAGGTGCGTGATCAGATATAGTTATTGGAAGAATCTCAATGTCTACTATCCTATGTAGCTCTGCTTTAGTGGTAAAGAAGTAATCAATCCTTGAGTAGGATAAATGTCTGCTTGAATAGAAGGTGAAATCCCTGTTTCTCGGAAACCTGCTTCTCCATACATCTACTAGGCCTGCTTCAAGAGATTGGTATTTGAGCATTCTGCTCATTCTGGAGAGTGGAGCTTTAGAGGCAGGTTGTCGGTCGATTGTTTGTGACATTACGCAATTCAGCTCTCCTCCCATCAGTAGCAGTCCTGAACTATATTTTAAAATCTTATTGAACAATGTCCTGATAAAGCTGGGCTCGTCTTCATTAGGTGCATATACATTTATGAGGGATACTTCTATGCCATAAATTAAACCATTAACTATAATATA contains these protein-coding regions:
- the LOC128451324 gene encoding histone H4 gives rise to the protein MSGRGKGGKGLGKGGAKRHRKVLRDNIQGITKPAIRRLARRGGVKRISGLIYEETRGVLKVFLENVIRDAVTYTEHAKRKTVTAMDVVYALKRQGRTLYGFGG
- the LOC128451335 gene encoding histone H2B-like, whose amino-acid sequence is MPEVGKPAPKKGSKKAVAKAPSKGGKKRRKSRKESYAIYVYKVLKQVHPDTGISSKAMGIMNSFVSDIFERIAGEASRLAHYNKRSTITSREIQTAVRLLLPGELAKHAVSEGTKAVTKYTSSK